A genomic segment from Tessaracoccus defluvii encodes:
- a CDS encoding tyrosine-type recombinase/integrase, translated as MALLRRFTEFAGSFPWQWSAGDVEDFTLSLMSGAARLAPSTIRGYHLTLRMFCDYLLDGRYGWVSECEQRFGVIPSQVCHDFNTVAHLNDYEGRPGRRPFTYDELQHLFDFLDTRVERVQRSGRKGAWAALRDAQMVKTCYAYGLRRRELCLLDIADLRPNPHMRQWGTFGAVHVRYGKAVRGSTPRRRTVLTVPEFDWVVDGLRQWVEQARPLLRPDDRDALWLTERRQRVSVKSMDNRFAWLREQADLDADLTLHCLRHSYVTHLIEFGYPERFVTEQVGHSYASTTAIYTNVSNDFKTKTLKAALARVYDNTQEER; from the coding sequence GTGGCGTTACTGCGCCGGTTCACCGAGTTCGCCGGATCGTTCCCGTGGCAGTGGAGTGCCGGGGACGTGGAGGATTTCACGTTGTCGCTGATGAGTGGCGCGGCGAGGCTGGCACCGTCAACGATCCGCGGCTATCACCTGACGTTGCGGATGTTCTGCGACTACCTGCTCGACGGCCGCTATGGGTGGGTGAGCGAGTGTGAGCAGCGGTTCGGGGTGATCCCTTCGCAGGTCTGCCACGACTTCAACACCGTTGCGCATCTCAACGACTACGAGGGGCGGCCGGGGCGACGACCGTTCACCTACGACGAGTTGCAGCACCTGTTCGACTTCCTCGACACCCGGGTTGAGCGGGTGCAACGGTCGGGCCGCAAGGGTGCGTGGGCTGCGTTGCGGGACGCTCAGATGGTCAAGACCTGCTACGCCTACGGGTTGCGGCGTCGGGAGTTGTGCTTACTCGACATCGCGGACCTGCGTCCGAACCCGCACATGCGTCAGTGGGGAACCTTCGGGGCGGTGCATGTCCGCTACGGCAAGGCGGTCCGCGGCAGTACGCCTCGGCGTCGAACGGTGCTCACGGTCCCGGAGTTCGACTGGGTGGTCGATGGTCTGCGGCAATGGGTCGAGCAGGCCCGGCCGCTGCTGCGGCCTGATGACCGGGATGCTCTGTGGTTGACGGAGCGGCGGCAGCGGGTCTCGGTGAAGTCGATGGATAACCGCTTCGCCTGGCTGCGTGAACAGGCCGACCTGGACGCTGACCTGACCCTGCATTGCCTGCGGCACTCGTATGTGACGCACCTGATCGAGTTCGGTTACCCGGAGCGGTTCGTCACCGAGCAGGTTGGTCACTCCTACGCCTCGACCACGGCGATCTACACGAACGTGTCCAACGACTTCAAGACCAAGACCTTGAAAGCGGCTCTGGCCCGCGTCTACGACAACACCCAGGAGGAACGATGA
- a CDS encoding helix-turn-helix domain-containing protein — MTKKLSMLWHLRQLMAAKGMFQTTDLVEPLHERGIELSRQMVHRIVTKPPQRINTDLLAALCDILDCTPSDLLELHVEEHRQPQAVNDGGPGIGDLRPIRAKIRRPDGVSE, encoded by the coding sequence ATGACGAAGAAGCTGTCGATGCTGTGGCATCTGCGTCAACTGATGGCGGCGAAGGGCATGTTCCAGACCACTGATCTGGTCGAGCCGCTGCACGAGCGCGGGATCGAGTTGTCGCGGCAGATGGTGCACCGGATCGTCACGAAGCCACCGCAGCGGATCAACACCGACCTACTGGCTGCGCTCTGCGACATCCTGGACTGCACCCCATCCGATCTCCTGGAACTGCACGTCGAGGAGCACCGCCAGCCACAAGCGGTCAATGACGGCGGGCCAGGGATCGGCGATCTGCGCCCGATCCGCGCGAAGATCAGGCGCCCCGACGGCGTTTCGGAGTGA
- a CDS encoding site-specific integrase, whose translation MTRASASRECVRCGIWATTVMLPTGPICYLCRRDIAYHPAVCPECFELRPVAYPSVSSDNVLVCAGCAGAESIFACTGCGREDHPYARDRCARCVLAERLTSLLTDPTTGAVHERLQPLFDELVAARRPQSVITWLQKPPATGVRLLDLLARGELPISHDTFRGLPADRSHNYLRDLLASTGVLPPYHPPIEQIERWLDTTLEPLHGEDKGLVGRYARWHLLRRLRGAADRGELTKSAIYSARGNINGAVRLGQWVARHDTTIASLSQSQLESYLADYPGARNSQQSFVAWLGRARVNTAITIPWRGTTMPEVTVSDADRWDQIKTLLHDDTIALHARIGGLFTLLFAQPLETVVAMRTDQITLTDDDTVLVTFDTVAIEMPPGLDDLLRRHLDRPGSPSIASTDHGWLFPGRHPGRHLVRETFRGHLARLGIQPGRARHAAMFALAGQVPAPVLAELIGIADKTATKWAALATRDWSEYVTQRDTYKNG comes from the coding sequence GTGACCCGGGCATCCGCGAGCCGCGAGTGCGTGCGCTGCGGCATCTGGGCGACGACGGTGATGCTGCCGACGGGGCCGATCTGCTACCTCTGCCGTCGTGACATCGCCTACCACCCAGCTGTCTGCCCGGAGTGCTTCGAGCTGCGTCCGGTCGCCTACCCATCGGTGAGCAGCGACAACGTGCTGGTCTGCGCCGGATGCGCGGGCGCGGAATCGATCTTCGCCTGCACCGGATGCGGGCGTGAGGACCATCCCTACGCTCGTGATCGTTGCGCCCGCTGCGTCCTGGCCGAGCGCCTCACCAGCCTGCTCACCGACCCGACCACCGGCGCCGTCCATGAGCGGCTGCAGCCCCTCTTCGACGAGTTGGTCGCCGCCCGCCGTCCGCAAAGCGTGATCACCTGGCTACAGAAACCGCCCGCGACCGGCGTCAGACTGCTCGACCTCTTGGCCCGCGGTGAGTTGCCCATCAGCCACGACACATTCCGCGGCCTGCCCGCTGACCGCTCCCACAACTACCTGCGCGACCTCCTCGCCTCGACTGGGGTGCTGCCGCCGTATCACCCGCCGATCGAGCAGATCGAACGCTGGCTCGACACCACACTCGAACCCCTGCACGGCGAGGACAAAGGGCTCGTCGGCCGCTACGCCCGCTGGCACCTCCTGCGACGCCTACGCGGCGCCGCCGACCGCGGGGAGCTGACCAAATCAGCGATCTACAGCGCCCGCGGGAACATCAACGGCGCGGTCCGGCTCGGCCAGTGGGTCGCCCGACACGACACCACAATCGCCAGCCTGTCCCAGTCGCAGCTGGAGTCCTACCTCGCCGACTATCCCGGCGCACGCAACAGCCAGCAGAGCTTCGTCGCCTGGCTCGGTCGCGCGCGAGTGAACACCGCCATCACGATCCCGTGGCGGGGAACCACCATGCCCGAAGTCACGGTCTCCGACGCCGACCGTTGGGACCAGATCAAGACCCTGCTCCACGACGACACGATCGCCCTCCACGCCCGCATCGGTGGCCTGTTCACGCTCCTATTCGCTCAACCCCTCGAAACAGTCGTCGCGATGCGCACCGACCAGATCACCCTCACCGACGACGACACAGTGCTCGTCACCTTCGATACCGTCGCCATCGAAATGCCGCCCGGACTGGACGACCTCCTCCGCCGCCACCTCGACCGCCCCGGCAGCCCGTCCATCGCCAGCACCGACCACGGATGGCTGTTCCCCGGCAGACACCCCGGACGCCACCTCGTCAGAGAAACCTTCCGCGGACACCTCGCCCGCCTCGGCATCCAACCCGGACGCGCCCGCCACGCCGCCATGTTCGCCCTCGCCGGACAGGTTCCCGCGCCCGTCCTCGCCGAACTCATCGGCATCGCCGACAAGACCGCCACCAAATGGGCCGCCCTCGCCACCCGCGACTGGTCCGAGTACGTCACCCAACGAGACACCTACAAGAACGGCTGA
- a CDS encoding TetR/AcrR family transcriptional regulator produces the protein MAATCKLLSERGFEATSPVMIQQRSGIGQGSMYHHFPGKGKEGLALDAISHMRASTLAFLDGTPAPVGAEVEAVREHIVAALDRLFDRREGQALIRLMADGVAGAIKPLAQATQDWCDDIRAAIVVMLRADDPHEDPEVADAAARFLAPEFEHLAEELFTAALGRGLVRLPKIAFYLFPEREEA, from the coding sequence GTGGCCGCGACATGCAAGTTGCTGTCGGAGCGTGGGTTCGAGGCGACGAGCCCGGTGATGATCCAGCAGCGCTCCGGTATCGGGCAGGGCAGCATGTACCACCACTTCCCCGGCAAGGGGAAGGAAGGTCTGGCGCTGGATGCGATCAGCCACATGCGCGCAAGCACCCTCGCGTTCCTCGACGGCACACCCGCGCCCGTCGGTGCCGAGGTCGAGGCGGTGCGTGAGCACATCGTCGCCGCACTCGACCGTCTGTTCGACCGTCGCGAGGGTCAGGCGTTGATCCGGCTCATGGCTGACGGGGTCGCGGGGGCGATCAAACCACTTGCGCAGGCGACACAGGACTGGTGCGACGACATCCGCGCGGCGATCGTGGTGATGCTCCGCGCCGACGACCCTCACGAAGACCCCGAGGTGGCTGACGCGGCCGCAAGGTTCCTCGCTCCCGAGTTCGAGCACCTCGCTGAGGAGCTGTTCACGGCGGCGCTCGGGCGCGGCCTGGTCCGGTTGCCGAAGATCGCGTTCTACCTGTTCCCGGAGCGCGAAGAGGCGTAG
- a CDS encoding RNA polymerase sigma factor: MADEVVTGGPLADIDEEFDLGEVGVGDLQALIDEYARQGLGRLWLDEVGKAARHLARRYSPWAYARASTWDDDAINDLVQDVVERMITKGQAEYICDTANDFGHARALIYRQVRMTLIDRRQRTAVDNLYARAVDRLGESPFEQVRTKPRSWRLTGSTEEATPPTTRLTSSLAALPRLPGNGTERASAIWTTATLGDALALVCKVVGEVEESDLKRIFDEALTAFATAEVVSDDAGARDRSAELDPGELTLANDLAERIVAALTKEEATMLAGKWIGDSDGDIARRVGVSRPTAAKYKDSAFEKVRAELSDQTEALIDEAFGRLQSLVICKAEGGAA; the protein is encoded by the coding sequence GTGGCAGACGAAGTAGTAACCGGCGGCCCGCTTGCAGACATCGACGAGGAGTTCGACCTCGGTGAGGTGGGGGTCGGCGATCTGCAAGCACTCATCGACGAGTATGCCCGGCAGGGCCTCGGTCGTCTCTGGCTCGACGAGGTCGGGAAGGCGGCTCGGCACCTCGCGCGCCGCTACAGCCCGTGGGCATACGCACGTGCATCGACGTGGGATGACGATGCGATCAACGATCTGGTCCAGGATGTCGTCGAGCGCATGATCACCAAGGGCCAGGCCGAGTACATCTGCGACACGGCGAACGACTTCGGTCACGCGCGAGCACTGATCTATCGCCAAGTGCGGATGACTCTGATCGACCGACGACAGCGCACTGCGGTTGACAACCTGTACGCCCGGGCTGTCGATCGGCTTGGCGAGTCGCCGTTCGAGCAGGTGAGGACGAAGCCCCGATCCTGGCGACTCACCGGATCAACTGAAGAGGCGACGCCCCCCACCACCCGACTTACTTCCTCGCTTGCGGCGCTCCCGCGTCTGCCGGGCAACGGAACCGAGCGAGCCAGTGCGATCTGGACGACGGCGACCCTGGGTGATGCGCTCGCCCTCGTGTGCAAGGTGGTCGGCGAGGTCGAGGAGTCCGATCTCAAGAGAATTTTCGACGAAGCTTTGACAGCCTTCGCAACAGCGGAGGTTGTCTCTGATGACGCCGGTGCTCGAGACCGCTCCGCCGAACTCGACCCGGGCGAGCTGACTTTGGCGAACGATCTGGCGGAGCGGATCGTCGCGGCGCTCACCAAGGAGGAAGCAACCATGCTGGCTGGTAAGTGGATCGGCGACTCGGACGGTGACATCGCGCGCCGCGTCGGAGTCAGCCGTCCTACTGCTGCCAAGTACAAGGACTCCGCGTTCGAGAAGGTTCGTGCTGAACTCTCAGACCAGACCGAAGCGCTCATCGACGAAGCATTCGGGCGGCTTCAGTCGCTCGTCATCTGTAAGGCAGAAGGAGGTGCCGCATGA
- a CDS encoding DUF3696 domain-containing protein — translation MSNPIFERRVPFATRRGISLRRWRLQNFKSVRDAEVELRPLTVVVGANSAGKSTLLQSIRAASQATSTAGYLYPLNGRGVRLGTVTEVRYRGPSSDDEPLIIGADFEIRAPRGMYRDGRAVGSAQTAPVLATLSWEVKLGESSQQKGIAKIERLNVDLKPADHDALPRQAPRLDRAWVLAIADDDAEDLVPLDEDDDARSIPHYFSGQFAGANGNLLEVADILVEGGFPLDASVMRSRAEVLFETWRDMLLRRSIHERDEVEHDLLTVVNAIDEVSRVLLEVHAAVAESKSEYADAVRFELSSKSPETRTRFDLNIASSESFGDEVVKELTKGGVQGEVPFPHRLDDLGRASNLASSYLRSGIRYLGPLREEPRAAYPDSPEGDDSYVGAKGEFTASVLQRHGDRKVSVPTPDDEGAIKTPRRPIQLMTAVSRWAKYLDIGESFSVSDQGRFGIQMQVRQADVEGDLDLTSVGTGVSQLLPVIVMCVQAPAGSLLLIEQPELHLNPKVQQRLADFLLAMAQSGRHLIVETHSEYLISRLRRRVAEDEKDSLQDTIGIYFAKRVNGATTYDLVQQNEFGGIEEWPENFFDQATEEEHAILSAAVKKRRAKAARVE, via the coding sequence ATGAGCAATCCCATCTTCGAGCGCCGGGTACCGTTCGCGACGCGACGTGGAATCAGCCTTCGGCGGTGGCGGCTCCAGAACTTCAAGTCCGTGCGGGACGCCGAGGTTGAACTCCGACCACTCACCGTGGTTGTCGGTGCGAACAGCGCCGGCAAGAGCACGCTTCTCCAGAGCATTCGGGCAGCAAGCCAGGCAACGAGCACGGCGGGATATCTCTATCCCCTCAACGGACGCGGGGTTCGGCTCGGTACGGTTACCGAAGTCAGATACCGTGGTCCGAGCAGCGACGACGAACCGCTCATAATCGGAGCGGACTTCGAGATTCGGGCACCTCGCGGGATGTATCGCGATGGCAGGGCTGTTGGCTCTGCGCAAACGGCTCCGGTGCTTGCGACCCTGTCATGGGAGGTCAAGCTTGGTGAGTCGTCGCAGCAGAAGGGCATCGCGAAAATCGAACGCCTCAACGTCGACTTGAAGCCTGCGGATCACGACGCACTCCCGCGGCAAGCGCCTCGTCTTGACCGGGCATGGGTGCTCGCCATAGCTGACGACGACGCCGAGGATCTGGTGCCGCTGGACGAAGACGACGATGCGCGCTCAATCCCGCACTACTTCTCTGGCCAGTTCGCTGGGGCAAATGGCAACCTGCTTGAGGTCGCGGACATCCTCGTCGAAGGCGGGTTTCCGCTGGATGCCTCGGTGATGCGTTCCCGTGCTGAAGTCCTCTTCGAGACCTGGCGCGACATGCTGCTGCGCCGCTCGATCCACGAGCGTGACGAAGTTGAGCATGACCTGCTCACGGTGGTGAACGCGATTGACGAGGTGAGCCGGGTACTTCTGGAGGTGCACGCCGCCGTCGCGGAATCCAAGAGCGAATACGCCGATGCTGTTCGATTCGAGTTAAGTTCGAAGTCACCCGAGACGCGCACAAGGTTCGACCTCAACATCGCATCGTCGGAGAGCTTCGGCGATGAAGTAGTCAAGGAACTGACGAAGGGTGGTGTGCAGGGCGAGGTCCCGTTCCCTCATCGTCTGGACGATCTCGGCAGGGCGTCGAATCTCGCGTCCTCGTACCTCAGAAGCGGAATTCGGTACCTCGGTCCGCTCCGTGAGGAACCGCGTGCTGCCTACCCCGACTCGCCCGAAGGCGACGACAGTTATGTCGGCGCCAAGGGCGAGTTCACCGCATCTGTGCTGCAACGCCACGGTGACCGAAAGGTCAGCGTTCCGACCCCAGACGATGAGGGAGCGATCAAGACCCCCCGCCGCCCGATTCAGCTCATGACGGCCGTGAGCCGCTGGGCGAAGTATCTCGACATCGGCGAGAGCTTCTCAGTCTCCGACCAGGGGCGCTTCGGCATCCAGATGCAGGTGAGGCAAGCGGATGTCGAGGGAGACCTAGACCTCACCAGCGTCGGCACTGGCGTCAGCCAGTTGCTGCCCGTGATCGTGATGTGCGTTCAGGCCCCGGCAGGCTCGCTTCTGCTCATCGAGCAGCCCGAACTTCACTTGAACCCGAAGGTGCAGCAGCGACTGGCCGACTTCCTGTTGGCGATGGCGCAGAGCGGTCGGCACCTGATCGTCGAGACGCACAGCGAGTACCTCATCTCGCGGCTCCGGAGGCGAGTCGCGGAGGATGAGAAGGACAGCCTCCAGGACACGATCGGCATCTACTTTGCTAAGCGCGTGAACGGGGCGACCACCTACGATCTGGTGCAGCAGAACGAGTTCGGTGGCATCGAGGAGTGGCCGGAGAACTTCTTCGACCAAGCCACCGAGGAGGAGCACGCGATCCTCTCCGCGGCGGTCAAGAAGCGCCGTGCGAAGGCCGCAAGGGTCGAGTAG
- a CDS encoding class I SAM-dependent DNA methyltransferase, with protein MAGELLRPSHRGGARDPLRGGQEAPCEGRKGRVATPFTSTQPSRIGLDVGPRGNDNQQEGRRRMARIARKIETKTLEQKLWDAADALRGNQEPSEYKHVVLGLVFLKYISDRFEGRRKEIEAELLADGLKPEQIERLVEDRDEYTSNSVFWVPAAARWSVIQKSAKQPEVGESIDNAMDLIERENPKLRGVLPRNYGREDLDKGRLGQLVDIIGSIGFTQSDDHGSDDVLGRVYEYFLGQFAGKETGKDAGAFYTPRSVVKTLVEMLEPYHGRVFDPACGSGGMFVQSAEFVNAHGGKRNDISVYGQEFTATTWKLAKMNLALRGIDADLGDRSADSFTQDLHPDLRADYVIANPPFNVSDWWNAKLADDPRWKYGTPPEGNANFAWVQHFIFHLSPRGTAGFVLANGSLSSRTNGEGEIRRKLVEADLVDCIVAMPDKLFFNTGIPVSLWFVSRDRGGNAQHRARKGEVLFIDARKLGSMVNRRLRELSDDDIRRITGAYHSWRNHDGGYGDVAGFTKASSFEEIQEHSFVLTPGRYVGTEEAEIDDEPIDERIERLTTELIAEFDRGRQLEGLIRQRLEALAP; from the coding sequence GTGGCCGGAGAACTTCTTCGACCAAGCCACCGAGGAGGAGCACGCGATCCTCTCCGCGGCGGTCAAGAAGCGCCGTGCGAAGGCCGCAAGGGTCGAGTAGCTACCCCCTTTACATCGACCCAGCCAAGCCGGATTGGTCTTGACGTCGGGCCGAGAGGCAATGACAACCAGCAAGAAGGGAGGCGCCGTATGGCACGAATTGCACGCAAGATCGAGACGAAGACTCTGGAGCAGAAGCTCTGGGATGCCGCCGACGCCCTGCGCGGAAACCAGGAGCCAAGCGAGTACAAGCACGTCGTGCTCGGCTTGGTTTTCCTCAAGTACATCTCCGACCGGTTCGAGGGCCGCCGCAAGGAGATTGAAGCGGAACTCCTCGCCGACGGCCTGAAGCCCGAGCAGATCGAGCGCCTCGTTGAGGACCGAGACGAGTACACCAGCAACTCCGTCTTTTGGGTGCCCGCCGCAGCGCGGTGGAGCGTCATCCAGAAGAGCGCGAAGCAGCCTGAGGTCGGCGAGTCGATCGACAACGCGATGGACCTCATCGAGCGGGAGAACCCGAAGCTGCGCGGAGTACTGCCCCGCAACTACGGCCGCGAGGACCTCGACAAAGGTCGACTCGGTCAACTCGTCGACATCATCGGCTCGATCGGCTTCACCCAGAGCGATGACCACGGTTCCGACGACGTGCTCGGCCGCGTGTACGAGTACTTCCTCGGTCAGTTCGCGGGCAAGGAGACCGGCAAGGACGCTGGCGCGTTCTACACCCCGCGCTCCGTCGTCAAGACGCTCGTCGAGATGCTGGAGCCCTACCACGGTCGCGTCTTCGATCCGGCGTGCGGATCGGGCGGCATGTTTGTACAGTCCGCCGAATTCGTGAATGCCCACGGCGGCAAGCGCAACGACATCTCCGTCTACGGCCAGGAGTTCACTGCGACCACCTGGAAGCTCGCGAAGATGAACCTTGCTCTGCGCGGCATCGACGCCGACCTCGGCGACAGGTCAGCGGACTCCTTCACCCAGGACCTCCATCCGGACCTACGCGCCGACTACGTCATCGCGAACCCACCGTTCAACGTCTCCGATTGGTGGAACGCGAAGCTCGCCGACGATCCCCGATGGAAGTACGGCACGCCTCCCGAGGGCAATGCGAACTTCGCTTGGGTGCAGCACTTCATTTTTCACCTCAGCCCTCGTGGCACTGCAGGCTTCGTGCTGGCGAATGGCTCGCTCAGCTCCAGAACTAATGGCGAAGGTGAAATACGCCGCAAGCTTGTCGAGGCTGATCTCGTCGACTGCATCGTCGCGATGCCCGACAAGCTGTTCTTCAACACCGGCATTCCGGTCAGCCTCTGGTTTGTCAGCCGCGATCGTGGCGGCAACGCCCAGCACCGGGCACGCAAGGGTGAGGTGCTGTTCATCGACGCACGCAAGCTCGGCAGCATGGTCAACCGCCGACTCCGCGAGCTATCCGACGACGACATCCGGCGGATCACCGGTGCGTACCACTCCTGGCGGAACCACGACGGTGGCTATGGAGACGTCGCCGGCTTCACAAAGGCATCATCGTTCGAGGAGATCCAAGAGCACAGTTTTGTCCTTACTCCGGGTCGCTACGTCGGCACGGAAGAGGCCGAAATTGATGACGAACCAATCGACGAGAGGATCGAGCGTCTGACAACTGAGCTGATCGCGGAGTTCGACCGTGGACGCCAACTTGAAGGCCTTATCCGGCAACGACTGGAGGCGCTAGCGCCGTGA
- a CDS encoding restriction endonuclease subunit S translates to MRTLVRHAVGGGWGHAEPGDDTAQVAIIRGADFPAVAVGDTSRVPRRWEASKKLPSRTLCPGDIILEISGGSSDRPTGRTVFVSERLLNSFECPVIPASFCRLVRVDSTQADPYYVYWWLQGMYADGRTWGYQNRSTGIANFQFEYFLDAETVTLPPIEEQRAIAATLGTLDDKIEANHRQRRLLRSLGAALFTKALICGGVQRPLKAVTTSIARGIAPKYADDDANAPLVLNQKCIRGGWVSLVPARRTQGRTVAPAKIASGGDILVNSTGVGTLGRVARWHEGSILVDSHVSVIKPDPAEVGPVTLGYALLALQPELEALGEGSTGQTELNPTRLGEFGVLLPRDTKLNGLEDVLVALERRASLVADENDRLAAVRNTLLPALVLGRVRVPVEEAV, encoded by the coding sequence ATGCGTACCCTTGTTCGTCATGCGGTTGGCGGTGGCTGGGGCCACGCCGAACCCGGGGACGACACTGCGCAGGTAGCGATCATCCGCGGAGCGGACTTCCCCGCAGTGGCTGTTGGTGACACATCGAGGGTTCCTCGAAGGTGGGAAGCTTCAAAGAAGCTCCCCTCCCGGACCCTGTGTCCGGGCGACATCATTCTGGAGATCTCCGGCGGCTCGTCTGACAGGCCCACCGGCCGCACCGTCTTCGTAAGTGAGCGCCTGCTGAACAGCTTCGAGTGCCCGGTCATCCCCGCAAGCTTCTGCAGGCTCGTTCGGGTTGACTCGACCCAGGCTGACCCCTACTACGTCTACTGGTGGTTGCAGGGAATGTATGCCGATGGTCGAACCTGGGGGTACCAGAATCGATCAACGGGTATCGCGAACTTCCAGTTTGAGTACTTTCTCGACGCGGAGACGGTCACTCTGCCGCCCATCGAGGAGCAGCGTGCGATCGCAGCCACTCTTGGTACGCTCGATGACAAGATCGAGGCGAATCACCGCCAGCGTAGACTCCTGCGAAGCCTGGGGGCGGCGCTATTTACCAAGGCGCTTATTTGCGGTGGAGTTCAACGCCCGCTCAAGGCCGTAACTACGAGCATTGCTCGTGGGATCGCACCCAAGTATGCCGACGATGACGCTAACGCCCCACTCGTCCTGAACCAGAAGTGTATCCGCGGCGGATGGGTGTCTCTAGTGCCAGCGCGACGAACGCAAGGCAGGACTGTGGCCCCTGCGAAGATCGCATCGGGTGGTGACATCCTAGTGAACTCGACTGGAGTCGGCACGCTCGGGCGAGTTGCCCGATGGCACGAAGGCTCAATTCTTGTTGACAGCCACGTCTCAGTGATCAAGCCTGACCCCGCAGAAGTTGGCCCCGTAACGCTCGGATACGCACTGCTCGCGCTCCAGCCCGAACTCGAGGCCTTGGGCGAGGGCAGCACCGGACAGACTGAACTCAACCCGACTCGGCTCGGAGAATTCGGAGTTCTCCTTCCGCGCGACACAAAGTTGAATGGCCTTGAGGATGTGCTGGTTGCCCTAGAACGCCGTGCCAGTCTTGTTGCTGACGAGAATGATCGATTGGCAGCAGTGCGCAACACGCTGCTTCCAGCACTTGTACTGGGTCGGGTTCGCGTACCCGTTGAGGAGGCGGTGTGA
- a CDS encoding TIGR02391 family protein, whose translation MSTIDSFWAIQELEAFVHASGTDGMYQREPDEVVAERAHVVEQILDRSLPGWRDRADQRSQKLRKYEPWGHLRDAASRGIAALKRQDELREKLGDDAPLISAARLHPWVWGGARSLWQSGHYRSAVEDAAKKVNAETQNKVGRRNVSETKLFQESFSDKAAEPGKARLRRMKDDGSDTYKSVQRGAMALAEGIYSGIRNPFNHEDPKEIDEQTALEHLAALSVLARWVDDAQVEKEA comes from the coding sequence GTGAGCACTATCGACAGCTTCTGGGCGATCCAGGAACTCGAAGCCTTCGTTCACGCCTCGGGTACGGATGGGATGTATCAACGGGAGCCCGACGAGGTCGTCGCCGAGCGTGCGCACGTCGTCGAGCAGATTCTCGACAGGTCACTCCCGGGGTGGCGGGATCGGGCTGACCAGCGGTCACAGAAGCTCCGTAAGTACGAGCCATGGGGCCATCTACGCGATGCTGCGAGCCGGGGTATTGCAGCGCTCAAGCGGCAGGACGAACTGCGGGAGAAGCTGGGCGATGATGCGCCGTTGATCTCGGCGGCTCGGCTGCACCCGTGGGTCTGGGGCGGCGCTCGCTCTCTATGGCAGTCGGGCCACTATAGGTCGGCTGTCGAGGATGCCGCGAAGAAGGTCAATGCAGAAACGCAGAACAAGGTCGGTCGACGCAATGTGAGCGAGACGAAGCTCTTTCAGGAGTCGTTTAGCGACAAGGCAGCCGAGCCTGGCAAGGCTCGGCTGCGTCGGATGAAGGACGACGGCAGCGACACATACAAGTCGGTACAACGTGGTGCGATGGCGCTGGCTGAGGGCATCTACTCCGGCATCCGCAACCCGTTCAATCACGAAGACCCGAAGGAGATCGACGAGCAGACCGCGCTGGAGCATCTCGCGGCGCTCAGCGTGCTCGCCCGTTGGGTCGATGATGCGCAGGTCGAGAAGGAAGCATGA